From a single Deltaproteobacteria bacterium genomic region:
- a CDS encoding 4Fe-4S binding protein, which produces MSANGTIAPSSLSIKDLPWQVHWDRDRCTLCGRCTAVCPVHAIELDVFRQRLVETPLGLTREPSNVYTVHYGIRQKTDPAHACIGCAMCNLVCPNDCIMPYRSDEADKLRYHINRGGQPRRRGGRRNVPVGILDQIKFTRISMLTDPALDAGRHEFELRTLLGRVLPPEKNLELQRQQGWIPPVREIYPLMIGSMSFGALSPNMWEGLQMGVAYLNEELGMPVRMATGEGGCPPRLLRSRFLKYVILQIASGYFGWDEIIHALPEMKEDPCAVEIKYGQGAKPGDGGLLMWYKVNELIAAIRGVPPGVSLPSPATHQTKYSIEESVAKMIQSMYMAWGFRVPVYPKISGTSTALAVLNNLTRNPYAAALCIDGEDGGTGAAYNVSMDHMGYPIASNIRDCYLNLARLGMQNEIPLIAAGGVGKRGNLAANAAALIMLGASAVQISKYIMQAAAGCIGSESDRCNVCNVGLCPKGITSQDPRLYRRLDPEKVAERVVDVFLSFDTELKKIMAPLGRSTSLPIGMSDALGINDKAAAERLQISFVV; this is translated from the coding sequence ATGTCGGCAAACGGAACCATTGCCCCCTCTTCACTGAGCATCAAGGATCTGCCCTGGCAGGTTCACTGGGACAGAGACCGCTGCACTCTCTGCGGCCGCTGCACCGCAGTGTGCCCGGTGCACGCCATAGAGCTGGATGTCTTTCGCCAGCGTCTGGTGGAGACTCCCCTGGGACTCACCCGGGAGCCCTCCAACGTCTACACCGTGCACTACGGCATCAGGCAGAAGACGGATCCCGCCCATGCCTGCATCGGCTGCGCCATGTGCAACCTGGTCTGCCCCAACGACTGCATTATGCCCTACCGGAGCGACGAGGCGGACAAGCTGCGCTACCACATAAACCGCGGTGGTCAACCTCGCCGCCGCGGCGGCCGGCGCAATGTGCCGGTTGGCATTCTCGACCAGATCAAGTTCACCCGCATCTCCATGCTCACCGACCCGGCCCTGGATGCTGGGCGGCACGAATTCGAGCTGCGCACCCTGCTCGGCAGAGTGCTGCCGCCGGAGAAAAACCTGGAGCTCCAGCGGCAGCAGGGCTGGATCCCGCCGGTGCGCGAGATCTACCCCCTGATGATAGGCTCCATGTCATTCGGCGCCCTGTCCCCCAACATGTGGGAGGGATTGCAGATGGGGGTGGCCTATCTCAATGAGGAGCTGGGAATGCCGGTGCGCATGGCCACGGGTGAGGGCGGCTGTCCACCGCGGCTGCTGCGCTCCCGCTTCCTCAAATACGTCATCCTGCAGATCGCCAGCGGCTACTTCGGCTGGGACGAGATCATCCATGCCCTGCCCGAGATGAAGGAGGACCCCTGTGCCGTGGAGATCAAGTACGGCCAGGGCGCCAAGCCTGGAGACGGCGGTCTGCTCATGTGGTACAAGGTCAACGAGCTCATAGCAGCAATTCGCGGCGTGCCTCCGGGTGTCAGTCTTCCCAGTCCGGCCACGCACCAGACCAAGTACTCCATCGAGGAGTCGGTGGCCAAGATGATCCAGTCCATGTACATGGCCTGGGGCTTCCGCGTGCCTGTCTATCCAAAGATCTCCGGCACCTCCACGGCCCTGGCCGTACTCAACAACCTCACCAGAAATCCCTATGCCGCCGCCCTCTGCATCGACGGCGAAGACGGCGGCACAGGTGCGGCCTACAATGTGTCCATGGACCACATGGGCTATCCCATTGCCAGCAACATTCGCGACTGCTATCTCAACCTGGCCAGGCTGGGCATGCAGAACGAGATCCCGCTCATCGCCGCCGGCGGCGTGGGCAAGCGGGGCAACCTGGCGGCCAATGCCGCCGCCCTCATCATGCTGGGGGCGAGTGCGGTGCAGATTAGCAAGTACATAATGCAGGCGGCAGCCGGCTGCATCGGCTCCGAGTCCGACCGCTGCAATGTCTGCAACGTGGGCCTCTGTCCCAAGGGCATAACCTCCCAGGATCCGCGCCTTTATCGGCGGCTGGATCCAGAGAAGGTTGCCGAGCGGGTGGTGGATGTATTTCTCTCTTTCGACACCGAGCTCAAGAAGATCATGGCGCCGCTGGGGCGCTCCACTTCCCTGCCCATTGGCATGTCCGACGCCCTGGGCATCAATGACAAGGCAGCAGCCGAACGGCTGCAGATCAGCTTCGTGGTCTGA
- a CDS encoding FAD-dependent oxidoreductase, protein MYQSEHECYLIYGMENGHRVDSRLLEERIQQAVAEGKRYLQIEAYGQHGIGGRLWRAGAEQVYVRTTGSPGQRLGSMGFANTLVEVMGPASDDVGWLNGGAEIVVHGHATNGVANAMAQGKIYVAGNIGSRGMTMTKHNPRFAPPELWVLGSVGDYFAEFMAGGTAVVCGYRPQNPENVLGYRPCVGMVGGRIFFRGPHGGFSQNDAKLVPLSEEDWQWLTENLRMFLDKIDCSEIFQELAERDQWQLLEARSPMERAVKVRRSMSDFRQEVWDRELGAGGLIGDLTTIDRSPIPVITTGELRRFVPVWENDAYLPPCEASCPTGIPVYERWRLIRDGRVDEAVDLALAYTPFPATVCGYLCPNLCMQGCTRQSAGMAPVDVSQLGQASLNARLPEFPPITGKRIAIIGGGPAGISMAWQLRQLGHEPVIFDVEKKLGGKMSGTIPKSRLPEEIVNKELERACQAIPHIHLQQRLERQDVEQLKVDYEFVVIAVGAQKPRLLPVPGKERMIPALEFLKRSREDDIEVGDRVVIIGAGNVGCDAAAEAHRLGARDITLIDIQKPLSFGKEREAAEAVGARFRWPCFTKAVTAEGVELTTGELLPADTVIISIGDQPDLDFLPDTVRTHRGFIEVNDIYQTTDPQIFAIGDAVRLGLLTDAIGAGRKAARAINDMLAGKRPTGDSRQIIDRNRIKLAYFDPRIQSFQDVEQCAAECSSCGSCRDCGICITICPQNAISKKDEGNGDFEMVVDAELCIGCGFCAGACPCGIWTLVENDPLQG, encoded by the coding sequence ATGTATCAGAGTGAACATGAATGCTACCTGATTTATGGCATGGAAAACGGCCATCGGGTGGATTCACGCCTTCTGGAGGAGCGCATCCAGCAGGCAGTGGCTGAGGGCAAACGGTATCTGCAAATAGAGGCCTACGGCCAGCACGGCATAGGCGGCAGACTGTGGCGGGCCGGTGCGGAGCAGGTGTACGTGAGAACCACCGGCTCACCCGGCCAGCGGCTGGGCTCCATGGGCTTTGCCAACACTCTGGTGGAAGTCATGGGCCCTGCTTCCGATGACGTGGGCTGGCTCAACGGCGGCGCCGAGATCGTGGTGCACGGCCATGCAACCAATGGGGTGGCCAATGCCATGGCCCAGGGCAAGATCTACGTGGCCGGCAACATCGGCTCCCGGGGCATGACCATGACCAAGCACAACCCCCGCTTCGCTCCACCCGAACTGTGGGTTCTCGGCTCGGTGGGCGACTATTTTGCCGAATTCATGGCCGGCGGCACTGCGGTTGTCTGCGGCTATCGGCCGCAAAACCCGGAGAACGTCCTGGGCTACCGGCCGTGCGTGGGCATGGTGGGGGGCAGGATCTTCTTCAGAGGCCCCCACGGCGGCTTCAGTCAGAACGATGCCAAGCTGGTCCCCCTGAGCGAGGAAGACTGGCAGTGGCTCACGGAAAACCTGCGGATGTTTCTGGACAAGATCGACTGCAGCGAAATCTTCCAGGAGCTGGCGGAGCGCGACCAGTGGCAGCTGCTCGAGGCCAGAAGCCCCATGGAAAGGGCCGTCAAGGTCCGGCGGTCCATGAGCGACTTCCGCCAGGAGGTCTGGGACAGGGAGCTGGGCGCCGGCGGCCTCATCGGCGATCTGACTACTATTGACAGAAGTCCCATACCGGTCATCACTACGGGTGAGCTGCGCCGCTTCGTGCCGGTGTGGGAGAATGATGCCTATCTGCCGCCCTGCGAGGCAAGCTGCCCAACGGGCATCCCGGTGTACGAACGCTGGCGGCTGATCCGCGACGGCCGGGTGGACGAGGCAGTGGATCTGGCCCTGGCCTACACTCCCTTCCCGGCCACGGTGTGCGGCTATCTCTGCCCCAACCTGTGCATGCAGGGATGCACCCGCCAGTCAGCCGGCATGGCGCCGGTGGATGTCAGCCAGCTGGGCCAGGCGAGCCTCAATGCCAGGCTGCCTGAATTTCCGCCGATTACCGGCAAGCGGATCGCCATCATAGGCGGCGGCCCGGCCGGCATTTCAATGGCCTGGCAGCTGCGCCAGCTGGGTCACGAGCCTGTCATCTTTGACGTGGAAAAGAAACTGGGCGGCAAGATGAGCGGCACCATTCCCAAGAGCAGGCTCCCCGAAGAGATCGTCAATAAAGAGCTGGAGCGGGCCTGCCAGGCCATACCCCATATCCACCTGCAGCAGCGGCTCGAGCGCCAGGATGTTGAACAGCTCAAGGTGGACTACGAATTCGTGGTCATTGCTGTGGGGGCCCAGAAGCCGCGCCTGCTGCCGGTGCCCGGCAAAGAAAGAATGATCCCTGCCCTGGAATTCCTCAAGAGGAGCAGGGAGGACGACATCGAAGTGGGCGACCGGGTAGTGATCATCGGCGCCGGCAATGTGGGCTGTGACGCGGCCGCCGAGGCCCATCGTCTGGGCGCCCGGGACATAACTCTCATCGACATTCAGAAGCCCCTGTCATTCGGCAAGGAAAGGGAGGCTGCCGAGGCGGTGGGCGCTCGCTTCCGCTGGCCCTGCTTCACCAAGGCGGTGACCGCAGAGGGGGTAGAGTTGACCACTGGCGAACTGCTGCCGGCAGACACGGTGATCATCTCCATAGGCGACCAGCCGGACCTCGACTTTCTGCCGGACACGGTGAGAACCCACAGGGGCTTCATAGAAGTCAACGACATCTACCAGACCACAGATCCACAGATCTTTGCCATTGGCGATGCAGTGAGGCTGGGGCTGCTCACCGACGCCATCGGCGCCGGCCGCAAGGCTGCCAGGGCCATCAACGACATGCTGGCAGGAAAGCGGCCCACTGGAGACAGCCGCCAGATAATCGACCGCAACCGCATCAAGCTGGCCTACTTTGATCCCCGCATCCAGAGCTTCCAGGATGTGGAGCAGTGTGCCGCTGAATGCTCCTCCTGCGGTTCCTGTCGAGACTGCGGCATCTGCATCACCATCTGTCCTCAGAATGCCATTTCCAAAAAGGATGAGGGCAACGGCGATTTCGAGATGGTGGTGGATGCCGAGCTCTGCATCGGCTGCGGCTTCTGTGCCGGCGCCTGCCCCTGCGGCATCTGGACCCTGGTGGAAAATGACCCCCTGCAGGGCTGA